One region of Pogona vitticeps strain Pit_001003342236 chromosome 1, PviZW2.1, whole genome shotgun sequence genomic DNA includes:
- the CENPQ gene encoding centromere protein Q isoform X1 yields MPMDQARGAAREKMAKEQLEPSRKKRGTDGRQRKRNLQRQKGAQGVQEQQSTESPKETASLYTKVLKVTQRQRAKWRPLPKSSREHLESTMHWLITSLLYKTAENHTETEKHLNLLKKRLLKSLENLQVPMEKQSSLKNAHSFLAKEKTKSAALEDGLAELQDEIDKVVQAAEFREETIQRLQKEVQELKCELAAEEATASKLFYKDGNHGLALPDFSKDSLKLPILQNELLKIKNQQGLLNDLNTLQKSEEMTTMSAFLEEAYENVDSLQSETVC; encoded by the exons ATGCCAATG GACCAGGCAAGAGGAGCTGCAAGGGAGAAGATGGCTAAAGAGCAACTTGaaccttccaggaaaaaaaggggaacaGATGGAAGACAGCGGAAGAGAAACCTACAGAGACAA AAGGGTGCCCAAGGAGTCCAGGAACAACAAAGCACAGAATCTCCCAAAG AAACAGCATCCCTGTACACAAAAGTGCTGAAAGTGACACAGCGTCAGAGAGCAAAATGGCGGCCGCTTCCAAAGAGCAGTAGAGAGCACCTGGAATCCACAATGCATTGGTTAATAAC ATCTCTTCTGTATAAAACTGCAGAGAACCACACTGAAACCGAAAAGCATTTAAACCTTCTCAAGAAAAG ACTtctcaaaagtttggagaaccTGCAAGTTCCTATGGAGAAGCAGAGCAGCTTAAAGAATGCGCATAGCTTCCtagcaaaggaaaaaacaaagagtGCTGCCCTTGAAGATGGTTTGGCAGAACTGCAG GATGAAATAGATAAAGTTGTACAAGCAGCAGAATTCAGAGAGGAGACTATTCAGCGTCTCCAGAAAGAAGTACAGGAATTAAAATGTGAGCTGGCAGCAGAGGAAGCAACAGCAAGCAAG ctTTTCTATAAAGATGGTAACCATGGTCTTGCTCTTCCTGATTTCTCGAAAGACAGTCTAAAACTACCTATTCTTCAG AATGagcttttgaaaattaaaaaccagCAAGGTCTTCTTAATGATTTGAATACCCTTCAGAAATCAGAGGAAATGACAACCATGTCAGCTTTTCTGGAAGAAGCATATGAAAATGTGGACTCATTACAAAGTGAAACTGTATGTTGA
- the CENPQ gene encoding centromere protein Q isoform X3, translating to MPMDQARGAAREKMAKEQLEPSRKKRGTDGRQRKRNLQRQKGAQGVQEQQSTESPKAETASLYTKVLKVTQRQRAKWRPLPKSSREHLESTMHWLITSLLYKTAENHTETEKHLNLLKKRLLKSLENLQVPMEKQSSLKNAHSFLAKEKTKSAALEDGLAELQDEIDKVVQAAEFREETIQRLQKEVQELKCELAAEEATASKLFYKDGNHGLALPDFSKDSLKLPILQNELLKIKNQQGLLNDLNTLQKSEEMTTMSAFLEEAYENVDSLQSETVC from the exons ATGCCAATG GACCAGGCAAGAGGAGCTGCAAGGGAGAAGATGGCTAAAGAGCAACTTGaaccttccaggaaaaaaaggggaacaGATGGAAGACAGCGGAAGAGAAACCTACAGAGACAA AAGGGTGCCCAAGGAGTCCAGGAACAACAAAGCACAGAATCTCCCAAAG CAGAAACAGCATCCCTGTACACAAAAGTGCTGAAAGTGACACAGCGTCAGAGAGCAAAATGGCGGCCGCTTCCAAAGAGCAGTAGAGAGCACCTGGAATCCACAATGCATTGGTTAATAAC ATCTCTTCTGTATAAAACTGCAGAGAACCACACTGAAACCGAAAAGCATTTAAACCTTCTCAAGAAAAG ACTtctcaaaagtttggagaaccTGCAAGTTCCTATGGAGAAGCAGAGCAGCTTAAAGAATGCGCATAGCTTCCtagcaaaggaaaaaacaaagagtGCTGCCCTTGAAGATGGTTTGGCAGAACTGCAG GATGAAATAGATAAAGTTGTACAAGCAGCAGAATTCAGAGAGGAGACTATTCAGCGTCTCCAGAAAGAAGTACAGGAATTAAAATGTGAGCTGGCAGCAGAGGAAGCAACAGCAAGCAAG ctTTTCTATAAAGATGGTAACCATGGTCTTGCTCTTCCTGATTTCTCGAAAGACAGTCTAAAACTACCTATTCTTCAG AATGagcttttgaaaattaaaaaccagCAAGGTCTTCTTAATGATTTGAATACCCTTCAGAAATCAGAGGAAATGACAACCATGTCAGCTTTTCTGGAAGAAGCATATGAAAATGTGGACTCATTACAAAGTGAAACTGTATGTTGA
- the CENPQ gene encoding centromere protein Q isoform X2: MPMDQARGAAREKMAKEQLEPSRKKRGTDGRQRKRNLQRQKGAQGVQEQQSTESPKAETASLYTKVLKVTQRQRAKWRPLPKSSREHLESTMHWLITSLLYKTAENHTETEKHLNLLKKRLLKSLENLQVPMEKQSSLKNAHSFLAKEKTKSAALEDGLAELQDEIDKVVQAAEFREETIQRLQKEVQELKCELAAEEATASKNELLKIKNQQGLLNDLNTLQKSEEMTTMSAFLEEAYENVDSLQSETVC; encoded by the exons ATGCCAATG GACCAGGCAAGAGGAGCTGCAAGGGAGAAGATGGCTAAAGAGCAACTTGaaccttccaggaaaaaaaggggaacaGATGGAAGACAGCGGAAGAGAAACCTACAGAGACAA AAGGGTGCCCAAGGAGTCCAGGAACAACAAAGCACAGAATCTCCCAAAG CAGAAACAGCATCCCTGTACACAAAAGTGCTGAAAGTGACACAGCGTCAGAGAGCAAAATGGCGGCCGCTTCCAAAGAGCAGTAGAGAGCACCTGGAATCCACAATGCATTGGTTAATAAC ATCTCTTCTGTATAAAACTGCAGAGAACCACACTGAAACCGAAAAGCATTTAAACCTTCTCAAGAAAAG ACTtctcaaaagtttggagaaccTGCAAGTTCCTATGGAGAAGCAGAGCAGCTTAAAGAATGCGCATAGCTTCCtagcaaaggaaaaaacaaagagtGCTGCCCTTGAAGATGGTTTGGCAGAACTGCAG GATGAAATAGATAAAGTTGTACAAGCAGCAGAATTCAGAGAGGAGACTATTCAGCGTCTCCAGAAAGAAGTACAGGAATTAAAATGTGAGCTGGCAGCAGAGGAAGCAACAGCAAGCAAG AATGagcttttgaaaattaaaaaccagCAAGGTCTTCTTAATGATTTGAATACCCTTCAGAAATCAGAGGAAATGACAACCATGTCAGCTTTTCTGGAAGAAGCATATGAAAATGTGGACTCATTACAAAGTGAAACTGTATGTTGA